In the Lebetimonas natsushimae genome, one interval contains:
- a CDS encoding EAL domain-containing protein gives MNIYQKFFKYYIFFVFIVIVLLIGNFYLFHFNLLNNFLNEYSNKQKSQIDFIIKKEKQHLKEIAYDWAKWNDSYNFVKTKNKKFIFSNFGGGNTLLNLGIQGMVFLDDNCNLIYGRYLENNKEKIIKKLPPFDYDKNGFHIFLLNNKIYLVYVTDVTTTKMDKKYGKLVVYKILNNKLFEQSGLKLIKFIHNKKYKSYYKIKGDKLILYYPLKNITLVFEKDIKSKLLFFEKYNLIILVYDIFILILLFLLGVYFIRKLTKDIDFIFETLTVGVKKTEYIKKLINYNYYLSEFEKLAQVFQIIYEKLFNYEKIYNILEEVPFAVMIYKDNILYANKFVFKWLNTTQDEIKKLNPLDFLDEPLKEKVLEVNKKRENGENIILKYKTFINYRDKEIYVFIVSFPVIYNNIKANMVFIIDLTKEYEIEELLKKILDNSPFVIFEIKNCKNKIVNISKNIEKYIGVKTNEINDDWWGKHLHPKDKEKFLKDQILLKEKGKVEHIYRLRKKDNSYIWVWEHVFYQKQRCENVFGFWINYTKEEILKRLNITLGNINKFLISVKSEKEIIEYVCEELIKSEVFKFAWIGKIKENMVIPVRHFGEGKEYLDDLIIKINNGVLSKGPTGQALDNNNIIGINPNTFTNEKIIPWRENQLKNGFYSSIAIKLIDDLTINLYSEYTDFYTKEVIDLILSIRSSVIMAFEKNNYIKTLKHLTFFDDITGLGNLNKFKKDLNEYNKRFILCLINIKDFTSINANFGFEYGNLVLKKVGEKLKKHIKKDDEIYRIYNDRFLLFLKTDKWNLEVIKSVTDRIHHVFSNEGISIDDNRIYLEMNGSIISSQDIEKEKVFEGLIYAYVFAKNSVNKFVIYEPWMHKEVKERIYLKELLFKAIREKLFEVYFQPIVDINTYKVVQFEALLRLKDKDRFINMEKFINIANELQLVPEITKIVVEKVIEYIKIFKNVKENIGISINISKFDMNKNFLEFFKKSILNNKLEFKHFSMEITERESVEDTELTKNFVKELKEVGVKLEIDDFGIAYSNFKETVDIDFDILKIDKSFVDKIFKERIQIAVRSIIFLAKSFNAKTIAEGVETKEQLEKLKELGVDYIQGYYFAKPMPFSEAIEYLKTNA, from the coding sequence GTGAATATATATCAAAAATTCTTCAAATATTATATTTTTTTTGTATTTATAGTAATTGTATTGTTGATTGGAAATTTTTATCTGTTTCATTTTAATTTATTAAATAATTTTTTAAACGAATATTCCAATAAACAAAAGTCTCAAATTGATTTTATTATAAAAAAGGAAAAACAGCATTTAAAAGAAATAGCATATGACTGGGCTAAATGGAACGATTCATACAATTTTGTAAAAACAAAAAATAAAAAATTTATATTTTCTAATTTTGGTGGGGGAAATACACTATTAAATCTCGGAATTCAAGGCATGGTGTTTTTGGATGACAATTGTAATTTGATTTACGGTAGATATTTAGAGAACAATAAAGAAAAAATTATAAAAAAACTCCCTCCTTTTGATTATGATAAAAACGGATTTCATATTTTTTTATTAAACAATAAAATTTATTTGGTATATGTTACCGATGTCACAACTACCAAAATGGATAAAAAATATGGAAAATTGGTTGTTTATAAAATTTTAAATAATAAACTTTTTGAACAAAGCGGATTAAAATTAATTAAGTTTATTCATAATAAAAAATATAAAAGCTATTATAAGATAAAAGGTGACAAGCTTATTCTTTATTATCCTTTAAAAAACATTACTTTGGTATTTGAGAAAGATATTAAGAGTAAATTGTTGTTTTTTGAAAAATATAATTTGATAATTTTAGTATATGATATTTTTATATTGATTTTATTGTTTTTATTGGGTGTATATTTTATTAGAAAACTTACTAAGGATATTGATTTTATTTTTGAAACTTTAACGGTTGGAGTAAAGAAAACAGAATATATAAAAAAATTAATTAATTATAACTATTATTTGAGTGAATTTGAAAAATTGGCACAGGTGTTTCAAATCATATATGAAAAATTATTCAATTATGAAAAAATTTATAATATTTTAGAAGAAGTCCCGTTTGCTGTAATGATTTATAAAGATAATATATTATATGCAAATAAATTTGTTTTCAAATGGTTAAATACAACACAAGATGAAATTAAGAAACTAAATCCATTGGATTTTTTGGATGAACCTTTAAAAGAAAAAGTTTTGGAAGTTAATAAAAAAAGAGAAAATGGCGAAAATATTATCTTAAAATATAAAACATTCATAAATTATCGTGATAAAGAAATTTATGTTTTTATCGTTTCATTTCCTGTGATTTATAATAATATTAAAGCCAATATGGTATTTATTATTGATTTAACCAAAGAATATGAAATAGAGGAATTATTGAAAAAAATATTGGATAATTCTCCTTTTGTCATATTTGAAATTAAGAATTGTAAAAATAAAATTGTAAATATTTCAAAAAATATTGAGAAATATATAGGGGTTAAAACCAATGAAATAAATGATGATTGGTGGGGAAAACATTTACATCCTAAAGATAAAGAAAAATTTTTAAAAGATCAGATATTATTAAAAGAAAAAGGAAAAGTAGAGCATATTTACAGACTTAGAAAAAAAGATAATTCATATATATGGGTTTGGGAACATGTTTTTTATCAAAAACAGAGGTGTGAAAATGTTTTCGGTTTTTGGATAAATTATACGAAAGAAGAAATTTTAAAAAGACTAAATATAACATTGGGAAATATAAATAAATTTTTAATATCAGTTAAAAGTGAAAAAGAAATAATTGAATATGTTTGTGAAGAATTAATTAAAAGTGAAGTATTTAAATTTGCATGGATAGGTAAAATAAAAGAAAATATGGTTATTCCGGTTAGGCATTTTGGTGAAGGGAAAGAATATTTAGATGATTTAATTATTAAAATCAATAATGGTGTTTTATCGAAAGGACCTACAGGCCAAGCATTGGATAACAATAATATTATCGGAATAAATCCCAATACTTTTACTAATGAAAAAATTATTCCATGGAGAGAAAATCAGTTAAAAAATGGATTTTATTCTTCCATTGCCATTAAATTGATTGATGATTTGACAATTAATTTATATTCGGAATATACTGATTTTTATACAAAAGAGGTGATAGATCTTATTTTATCCATCAGATCATCCGTTATTATGGCTTTTGAAAAAAACAACTATATAAAAACTTTGAAACATTTAACTTTTTTTGATGATATTACAGGTCTTGGAAATTTAAATAAATTTAAAAAAGATTTAAATGAATATAACAAACGGTTTATTTTATGTTTAATAAATATAAAAGATTTTACTTCAATAAATGCTAATTTTGGATTTGAATATGGGAATTTGGTATTAAAAAAAGTAGGTGAAAAATTAAAAAAACATATTAAAAAAGATGATGAAATTTATAGAATATACAATGACAGGTTTTTACTGTTTTTAAAAACAGATAAATGGAATTTAGAAGTAATAAAAAGTGTAACAGACAGAATTCATCATGTATTTTCAAATGAGGGGATATCGATTGATGATAACAGGATTTATTTAGAAATGAATGGAAGTATAATCAGTTCACAAGACATAGAAAAAGAAAAAGTTTTTGAAGGGCTTATATATGCGTATGTTTTTGCAAAAAATTCAGTTAATAAATTTGTAATATATGAACCTTGGATGCATAAAGAAGTAAAAGAAAGAATATATTTGAAAGAACTGTTATTTAAAGCTATAAGGGAAAAATTATTTGAAGTTTATTTTCAACCGATAGTTGATATCAACACTTATAAAGTTGTTCAGTTTGAAGCTCTTTTAAGATTAAAAGACAAGGACAGATTTATAAATATGGAAAAATTTATAAATATTGCCAATGAACTTCAGTTGGTACCTGAAATTACAAAAATAGTAGTTGAAAAAGTAATCGAATATATTAAAATTTTTAAAAATGTAAAAGAAAATATTGGAATTTCTATAAATATCTCAAAATTTGATATGAATAAAAATTTTTTAGAATTTTTTAAAAAAAGTATTCTTAATAACAAGTTAGAATTTAAACATTTTTCTATGGAGATTACTGAAAGGGAATCAGTTGAAGATACAGAATTAACTAAAAATTTTGTAAA